Within the Cervus canadensis isolate Bull #8, Minnesota chromosome 17, ASM1932006v1, whole genome shotgun sequence genome, the region GCAGGTTCTGCCAGTTTTCTCAGAGTACAAAGTACAATCCTAACCTTTTCCATGACTTTCTCTCAGAGTGGATTGCAGGTCAGTGAATTTTAGCAGCTAGTGACTTGATTCTTGTAGAACTGGGTGGTGGGCAACATTCATTATCACACAATATATTTGTTTCCATGTTAATTTCAATCAAGGTTTGGGAGGACTTTTCCCAGGTCAGGTGAGAATTTCACTgataggccactcaatgtgcaATTATTCATCTAGTCCTGGTAACAGTAGCCAAAATCCTCTGGACCAACAGTCTTACTTGTCTGTCAGGCTCTTGGAAATGGTTCCCTCCtattgcttcttcccatatctcaAGTCACCTTATTACGATCATGGTTCTTATAAAACTGTATATTAGGTCACCTGGTCATTACTGTTTTTATCAGAGGCTCAATGACACATTTGTTAGTGCAAGAAACAATATTCCTGTAAAACAGCAGACTATAAGTGATATAGCTAGTGACATTAACAAGGTCATAGGTAGGCAGTGCCATATAAAGTCACAAGGCTGGGGTTAGAACAAAAATTGATGTTTACAATGGGTCAGGTATTTCTGCCCTTAGGTAGGTCTGGTTAGCACATACTGCAGACGCACACTGCACACCTCAGGGGAGGGAGAAAGTCAAAACAGGCAGAgaaaaactttgtttttcttgtctttccttaaaatatgaattttatttcattgcttattAAGATTTGCCTGTCATGGGAACCACCTCCTAGAGCCTTCCCCATTTACCTCACCCGCCCCCGGTAAAGATCACATGCTTCCTCCCAGTACAGGAGTGAGGGGCAGCAGTGGGGGtccttccctgtccctcccccatAGGTCTGATGCCTGGGGCCCCTCTGGTTCTGTGACACCAGGATGCTGGGCTCTGAGGTTTTGCAGCAGAGAGCAGGAGACTAAGGACAATATTGGTGGCTTCCCGGCCACCAGTTATTATAAAGGGTGCTGGTCCAAATGCACCTGTGAGCACAGACATACAGGCACATACACAGGCAAACACACACGCTGGGCATGCAGGCAGGGACACACCTTTAAATACAGTCAACCGGGCTCTGGTCCTTTAAGAGCTAAGGGGACAGAAAGTCTAGTGCTGGGGACACAACTGCTAGTTGTCTTGGGCAGGACCATGCCCCCAGGTCCTGGGGGAAGGCAGGAGTGTGGAGACATTGGGAAGGGCTCCCAGAGCCCATCCCAGAGATGGGGGCTTGGGTGAGAGTAAAAATCTGCTCCATCCTTCTGAGCTCTGAGAAAATTTGGGGCAGTTAGCATATGTCAggtttgtgggttttttcttttatatttgtattgaggttaaaaaagaacattacagttGTAGGAGAAAGGTCGAGCCTTCACCTATGATTGATAACAGGGTTCAGTGGTATCCAGAAATTCCAGAGAATTAAAAAATCcatgtttatttacatttatttagataatattaTGTGTGGGTCCTGGAGAAGCAGGAAGCAGCATCAGAAAACAACTGACACATAAACACACGTTTGTGCAGCACAAACTCAAGCAATACAGTTTCCTCGACTACGGGATCAGCAATACCCACCCATCCAACACCACCCATTAACAAAGCTTTGAAAAGTAACTTTCCATGCAAAAATATAGTCACCCAGTAATTTTTGTCCTTGagacaataaaatttaaagaaaaatataacacCCAGGCTAACACTCACCTTCTCAATCCAGCAAGGCAGCCCAGGGGTTAATGTAAAGTCTCCCCAAATAGAAGCCCAGCGCACCCCTGGCACACAGCCTGCAGCCGTTTCAGCTTCCCTCCTTGTATAAATCCTGGCTGAGCCTTGCTGTGTTGGGAGTTGATTCTTCTGAGCAGTAAAACACCTTCTCTCCTTGGTTGCCAGCTTCCTTAAGATAAAGCTACTTTTTTTAAACCCAAGACTTAGCTCTCTGTACTGGCTTCTTCATTGACAAGCAGCTGGGCCTGACTTGGGGGACAATGTTGAGTGTCCAGGCTGGAGTCAGGCCCCTGAGTCTCCAgcccctccctttcctcctaGCGCAAGGAGCAGAGTGCCACTGGGAAGATAGGGTGGAGTGCCGGATATTCCCAGCGAAGATCTATAGGTCTTTTCCAGCAGCTGCCAAACTTGCTAGTTTTAGGACCTTGCCCTGTCCCTCCCTACACCTTGCTCACAGTGAGCTTTCGCTTTTGTTAAGAGAAGGAAACTGGCCTCTGAAGGAGCACCGACGTCTTAATGAGTGAGTAGAGGGGTGTGGGCCCCAGGAGCCCCCCTTCCCACCCTTTTGGGTGTATTCTTTGCTCTTTGGAACTTTGGGGCCACTTGGAGACTGCAGAAGTGGGAATGGCTTGTTTGTGACTCTGTACCACTCTCTTCCCAAGGAAGAAttgcttgcttgttttaaatCTGTTCTAGGGGAGCCAGtgaagtggggggaggggatCTATATCCATCCCTTCTACAAGTCCACTGGCACACATCTTGGCAGATTGTCAAAGCTAGAGGTATTGTTGCAGGAagagggaccccttccagggcccgaaactgggctcttgtctaacactcgaaAATGAATTGttcgaggagacacatgtgctgacaaagcaagagattttattgggaaagggcgcccgggcagagagcaggagggtaagggaacccaggagaacagctctgccacatggctcacagtcttgggttttatggtgatgggattagtctccaggttgtctttagccaatcattctgactcaagagtccttcctggtgccttgttcagccaagatggacgcCAGAGAGGTTTCCAGGAGGTGTTCGGACACATGGTGTCTCCtgttgacctttcccgaactcttccggttggtggtggcttattagttccatgtttcTTACcgggacctcctgtcgtaaaacaactcaaaCAAGTGGTTACTAGGGttcctggccagggtgggtggttgtgttcgtgtgcttcccctaacagtatGACCCtgtaatcaagaaaaaaatggttttctACTTTTAATACAACCTGGCCCATGTATGTTTTCAGTTGTGAAGAACATTGGTTCCTGCATGGATCTCTAAATTATTCCAGTATTTTGCAGTTAGAGCTCTTCTGGCAAGATCTGGTAAGTGGAAGGGAACTCCATGTGCAGGTCTTCCTGTTACTCCATAATAAGGATTCTTCCAACAAGGGCACTAAattaaaggcaaaaaggaaactAAACTGTGAAAAGCCTGCCCCCTTTATAGAGGAGTCTGCAGGCAAGGGAGTGAGAAGAGGGGGTCAGCTTTGTAGGGAACTGAATCCAGCCCCAGCTCTGTGGTTCCATTCCTGATGGCCGAGGGTGGGGCTGCCACGGGATCTGCGCCCCCTTCTCCCACTCCAGTCTCTGGAAGGAGGGGGGGTTCTAGTGTGGGGGCGGGGCACAGCCTTAGCATCACCCAGCATGAGGAAGAAAGGAGGTCTGAAGTAGTCTCTCCTTTTAAGACCTGACAGATCACTTGATTTGGCCAGTATGTCCCCTGGGGGTAGGGGGGGGAGGgcgcggtggggggggggggaggggaacgCGCCAGGGGTGGATTTCCACTGAGACAATTCCCTGCAAGAGGTTTCAGTGCAGGAGAAGAGTCCTTGGCTGTTATTGGACATACAATCTTTTTCTCACCTCAGACCTactaaactggaaaaaaacaaatcttcCAAGTTGATCCACAAAAAATGGTGGAAATGTTCATTagcatttttttcaaatcatcGTCTAACATGGGCTGATGCACAGATGTGGGTGATGATTGTGTTCACCGTGGAGGAGCAGTACCTCATCCCAGACAAAGCCCAACACTCATCTCTTGGTATTCGGCTTCTTGAGGGATAAGCAGACAAGCCTGGGTTCAGTAACATGGGACAAGCTAAAGGGCCTCCAGAAGCTAAAAGAGACAAGGAGGGACCCTCCCCTGGGGCATCAGAGACAGAGCAGCCCTGCTGACTCCTTGTTTCAAAACGctgatctccagaactgtgagagaacacatttctgctgttttaagctgCCAGGCTTGTGATAATTTGTTGCAAATCTAGGAAACCAGATTTaatttccagaaatgaaaaatatattctttgtcatatttttaaaaaaatttctcagaaaaaCTTGCTGACCTCCTGCCCTAGAGCATGGTGGTCACATGGATCCCAGGACCGCTTGTCATATCCTGTGTCCCCCAGTGTCTGAGACTCACAAGGGAGGATCCACTGATCTAGAGAAGGCTGGTTGGTCCAAACACCCACAGGGGccacagggaaggaaggaagtaaaGGGGATGGAGAGGACTAGGGCTGCTGGAGAGGATCAGCTGCACCTCTCCATGGTGGTAAAAAAGCAAGATGCCTTGTGCATGACATGGCCTCATGTCTATAAAAtcgaaaaaaaaagatacagatagGCTGTACATGAAGTTGAGGACACGGATGCTCCCTGGATGGAGGGCTGGATGCTCCTGTGAGCATGCCCAAGAGGGGAAACCAGGCACATGAGAGATGATCATAGTCCTGCTTTATGTCGATTATACGTGAGAATAAGAGAAATATAGAAAACTACACAAAGatataaatggaaaacaatacaGAGGGCACAGAAGCTGCTCAGCTCCAACCACCCCCTTTATCTCCCCCCAAGGGCACACAGCCCAGTGACACCAGATATCCTGCAGCTTCTAAAGGAGCAGGAAATCTGGATTTTCTTGTGAAATTAAAACACTGCAGCTTCCAGACTCTTGGGGAAGAAACAATACTGATTCTACACCATGTCTTCCAGAAAACaccatgaagaaaaacaaaacaaatcctcGGGGCCACCTCCAGTACAAACCAGTTTGCACCCCTAATGTGCAGCAAGCCACGCTTGCATGGGGTTATGTCCAGAGGAAGGCCAGGGCCTTCTGGGTCCTCTCGGAGGGGGAGGCGGAGAACGGTGAGACCATAACTTGCCTCACAGACATTCAGCTCAAATTCTGttcccaaatgaattttttaaaagttgttttcaaTTTTGAGAGATTTGAAGGTTTGAGATTGTACATAAGGACCATTCTACCTTGCAATCTCCATAGATAATGGTACGCAGTACAACAGGCCCAAAATGGTTTGGGGTCAGACCAAGTATGGCTGTGAGATTTTGGGGATGAAACAAGTCTCCTGACAAGGCCAAGGCTGATGGGTGGGGAGAAACATTGTGGAGTGGCTGTGCGGTTACCCGAGTGTCAGAGCCACTGGTTCCAACTCCACAGATTCTGAACCTCAGCCATCACAGGCTCCTGAATCTGATCCAGGCACCTGACTTAATTCACCTCCAAGGCTGAATTTTTCTCTGATAGGTCCTCCGAGAAGGTCACTCACATACCAGTGATCGTGGCCCACCAGACTATCACAGCACTGTGTCTACCGGGCTGACATCTCAAGACAAGGGCTCCGTTTACGTCATGTGTTACCTCCACCTGTCGCAGCTCTTTTCCACCTGCGTGGCCTTCTCTCTGGTGGCCAACATGGGCATTTGGAGAGGGGCCATAGGTAATTGGTCCATGTCCTTCTGGTGCGTCTGCTTCGTTGTAACCCTCATCATCTCCATAGTCAACTTATGTAAGCCTCGGAAGCACAGTCCTTTCTTCTGGTGCAACTTCTCCGTCACCTATACCTGCTACGCCTCCCTCATCTGTCTCTCGACCTCCATCATCTACTCCATCACCTTTGTCCGGTTCTTGCCTTATGGTCCTTACCGGGACAGGGCCATTGCTGCCACTGCATTCTCCTGCATCGCAACTGTGTTTTATGCCTTGGAAGCGGTCTTCTTGAAGACATGGTACGAACTCGATGATGTCACTTGCTATGTGCACACCTTGCCAGGCCTGCTGAAGATGCTGGAGACCTTTGTGGCCTGTGTCATCTTTGCCTTCCTCAGCAACACCTCCCTGTACCTGCACCAGCCGGCTCTGGAGTGGTGTGTGGCCGTGTACTCCATCTGCTTCATCCCACCAGCCCTGGCCATCCTGCTGAACCTGGGCAAATGGCAACTCAGGCTGCCTGGGCCCTTCCCCctcttccagcttgtgctcagcctgctctccttcctcctctatGTCAGTGCTCTGATCCTCTGGTCACTCTACCATTTCAATGAGGAGTTTGGCGGACACCCCCAGCGGTCCAGTGATATAGGCTGCATCAATGCACTCACCTACGACATGTGCTTCTGGGACCTGAGACTGACTGTGGCCATCCTGACAGCCATCAACCTGCTGATTTACGTAGCTGACATGGTGTACTGGGCCCGCCAGGTTTCTGTAGGGACTGGGGGTCAGTCCAGTGCTCCTGATCCCCTCCACTCACAGGCGGTGTCTTTACAGAGCTCTGTCAGCCCCTGATGTCCTCTTCCTGGCTCTCCTCACTCCCTGCTCGCATTCTTCCCCACTCATCTCATGCTCTTTTctgttcccttccctccttctctgtctccttcctgtcTTGTGTGGTTGCCCACATtctgttttgcttctttctcttgcttctctcatttttttctacatttttctacCTTTTGCCCCTTTCCTGGTcatccttggttttctcatttcctgTGTCCTGACCACCTCTCCCCATTTACCTTCTCCTGATCAGAGCAGCCTGGCATAAATCAAGTTCCCACTCGAGATCAAATTCAAAAGTAAGATAGAAAAGATTGAAAACAACCCAGGTGTTCATCTTTAGGATGCGGATTAATAAACAATGATGTAGTACAAGAAGGAATATTCTGCAACAGTGATAAGTAAATATCCCCAcgatatatgaaataaaaatagttaagatataAGTCAACATGGAAcatactatattttatatataaaaatgaggggaaataatattaaatacacCTGTATGTGCTTGATTTGCATCAAGAAGCACAGGAAGCACTCCCCCGAGTGCACTGGAATAGTTACCTGGTCCgggttggggaggggagctgAGGAGAGAGTGGAGGGAGCCACAGGTAGTAGTGAAGTTTCTCAGAATATGgctttttcagaatatttttatttggaacCATGTAAATATtcccttcttaaaaaaataaaatttattttttaaaaacataccaaCTGGAGAAGGGTCAGGGGAGGGATAGTGGGCAGATGGTCTCCATGCTCCCTGCAGCCTTGACGGACAGGCTGCGGGAAGAGCTGAGAGATGCTCGCACAGGCCTGTCTCCAAAGCAGTCAGAAGGGAGGCACCTTGGGTCcaggggtctggggagggggagcTGTGGTCCCCAACAGCCCCTGCTGAGTGGCCagggcctcccccagccctttAGCACACACAGTTGATGGAGAAGACCCCCGGTGCCCAAGCCTCAGACCCTTCCCTTGCTCCCTGCCTGGCCTGGGCTGCCTCTCTCCCGGGGCAGTGACCAGAGGCTCCCTCCTCAGCCAGAGCCTCCTCCAGGCAAGGTGACTCCAGCTGATGCACCCCAGACTGTGTCCTTAGCCGCATCCAGAACACAGCCCAGGGCACAGATGTTCCCATTCTCTGGCCAGCTTCTTGGAAAAATCACAGAATCAGCCTTCCTAGTCTACCTTTAAGTGGAGAGAGAAGGGACTCTGCTCTCAGGCAGCCCCAGGCACCTACCTGGGAGCCAGGCATCGACAGCCAATCCGTGTGATCCTTGTCTATGTCAGTGTCTCCGGTGGAAAAGTCTCTAGAAAGACTGATGGGCCGAGGAGATTCAGGCCAGGCTCCAATCAGTCCCTCTCTAGTGTCTGGATCCCCTCTGTCATGTTCTAACTGGCTTGCCAACAGGAAGTGGTTTGGCTGGGATGGGAACTCAGCCACAGGACCTCTGGGTGGAGCACTAGAGCCAGACCAGGACACACTGGAGCCAGGAGATGAATCCTGGACccaagagaagagggaaggggcTCAGCATTTACTGAGGTTCTCTTACctgctggggcttccttggtggctcagatagtaaagaatctgcctttaatgcaggagacctgcatttgattcctgtttgatccctgtttgggaagatcttctggagaaggaagtggctacccacactagtattcttgcctggacaattctatggacagagggagcctggggtgctacagtctgtggggtcgcagcgtcaaacacgactgagcaattaacgcttttttccccctgcttaTTACTTGCTGAGCTTTGCAGGGAGACAGACCTGTATTCAAATCTGGGCTCTGACAGGGAGTAACTGTGTGAACTTCAGCAAAAAACATGAcacactctctgagcctcagtctcatcatctgtacaatggggatgaCAATAATAATATCCCTGAAGATGAATGAAATGGAGGTGATGTCACCAAGTCAGTCTGTTGGTGCTGGAAAAAATATTGGCCACTCTCTCCCTTTGGGTCTAAGGTACAAATCAAACCAAGGCAGATTTTAAGGTTCTAAACCCACAAgactaggttcaaatcccagctctgccacctaaACCTGTGTGATCTTGACCAGCTGACACCTCTGTGCCTGTGAAAATGGGAACAGTGAGTGCATAGTTCAGGGGCTGCTGGGAGGAACAAATGAATCACAGCAGAGCTCGACCTGCAGTGAGCACAACATATACGACCTCACGTAACTGCTGTGTCCACAGCAGCCCCGCTGCAGCCCAGTCCTCAGGCCCCTTTCTCAGCCAACAGAACCTGTGAGCTGTCATCTGAGGTCTCTtctggagccaggctgggctGGTGAGGGTTTGTCCAGTTGCTCTTCTCTGGGTCTGcttctgaccagggatggagaagTGGTGGAAATGGGGGAGCTTAGTTCAAGCCCATCCCCTCACCCCCGACTCCAACCAGTATCTGTTCCCATAAATCTCTCCAGTGCTTTGCCTGGAAGGAAGGTGAGCTTGCTCAGGGAACAAAGTTCCCCAAAACTACCCATCTTGGCCACCAAGCTGCTCATGGGGTAGGGGGTCCCTCACCCCATGACACTTGTCTGTGTCATGCAGTGACACAGACAAGGGCCTCCTCCCCTTCTACATAGACCCTGACCAGCCTTAGGGCCAATGATACCCTCTCAGCACTACTGTCAAGGGAAGTCACTTCCCTGGTCTCCACTATAGACCCCCTGCCCCTGGGCTCCTGGCTGCCCACTGCTGTCTGCAGCATGCCATCCCTCAGGTCATCTGGTGACCGCAGTGGTCCAAGTCCATGCTGAGCCGGGGCCAGCTGCCCATCAGCCCAGACCACTGTCCCTAGTAACACTCCTATTGCTAGAGTGAGACCACTCCTTATGCAAAACCCTTAAAAGAAAGCCTGCTGTTCTTTCTGCTACATCAGCTAGGAAATGCTTCTGGAATATTCTGTTCCTGGGCCTTGTCAGAGGCTGGCAGGATCCCAGAACCCTCCATCATCTCTCTGACCCTGTGACCCTCTCCCACAGGGTCTTGGCTCCCCAGTTTTCTACTCCCTCATCACATGAATTCAAATCCAGCTTTGTTCATGTGTCAACCAGAATGCTTAAATATAGGCACCTAAGGACCTTATCTTCTAGTATCTTAAAGCAAATAGGATGACTCAGCCACAAGCCCCATTAGTAGGAAGCTGTTACTTTTGTATTGAAAGAAGTCTGATATGTTATGAGTATATTATTATGGGGTatgataaaaaaagaatgcaatatcCCACATTTACTTTCATGTAAAACATGAGGCTTCAATGATAAACACTAGAATATAGATCCACAAAGTAGAggtatcttcttcttttttcactGATGCTTTCCCAGTGCTGAGAAGAAGGCCTGGTACATTGCAGGAGTTTATTGAATAAGTATTAACAGGAGCTTACGACCTCAGGCTCCTTCCTGCTTGGACCTCTGGACCAGGATACATTCCATCCCTTCTgcctttaggggaaatgtttgAGAATCAGTGATTCctctgttatctcatttaattctcccaactTCTCCATGGCTTTGTATGATGAAGTCTCCAGGGAGAGTAACAATTGAGAACCTgaactccccctgcccccacctcataTTTGAGGATGTCCCCATCCTGTGAATCTTGATGAGAAACTGCACCTCACCCTCAATAAGAAACTCAAAAGGTCAGGTAAATATTTGACCTGTCCCCATGTGAAGTCTGGACATACACCTTAAGAGCAGGTGATACACAGACACAGGTCAGATCAGAATTCCTTCTGCTGGGGCCTGCAGCAGCATGCAGTGTCTGCTGCCAGTGGCCACCGTGCCTGGACCAGCTGCTTTGCCTGTGCCCCGGCTGCCCAGCACCCCTCCTTCCTGGTCTCAGCCTGCTCTCAGACCCGTCTCTCCCTAATAATTCCCTAGCAGCCTTCTAGTACAGTCGTTCTCTGCCTAAGTTTCTAGAGGTGTTTTCTGCAGGATGCAATCAAGAATCTTCACCTTTAAAAATATGGTGCTATTAGTAAAGctattatcctttaataaaaaataaacaaatttttttaaaaacctggtgcttttgtctccattttctggatggggaaactgaggctcagagtgacACTGACTGAACACAGGACTACTATGTTCCGGCTGAGCTCTGGTCTCCCTTCCGGGTTGGGGCGTGTGTAGACATGTAGCAGGAAAGGCCCTGAGATGACCAAGAGGAACTAGAAGTAATTCTCAGtgactggagggagggaggcgaTGAAGCTAGAGAGGTAGAATGGGGTGTGAACCTACAGGGCTTTGGAGGTG harbors:
- the LOC122455127 gene encoding myeloid-associated differentiation marker-like; the encoded protein is MLSVQAGVRPLSLQPLPFLLAQGAECHWEDRVECRIFPAKIYRSFPAAAKLASFRTLPCPSLHLAHSELSLLLREGNWPLKEHRRLNDCEEHWFLHGSLNYSSILQLELFWQDLVLREGHSHTSDRGPPDYHSTVSTGLTSQDKGSVYVMCYLHLSQLFSTCVAFSLVANMGIWRGAIGNWSMSFWCVCFVVTLIISIVNLCKPRKHSPFFWCNFSVTYTCYASLICLSTSIIYSITFVRFLPYGPYRDRAIAATAFSCIATVFYALEAVFLKTWYELDDVTCYVHTLPGLLKMLETFVACVIFAFLSNTSLYLHQPALEWCVAVYSICFIPPALAILLNLGKWQLRLPGPFPLFQLVLSLLSFLLYVSALILWSLYHFNEEFGGHPQRSSDIGCINALTYDMCFWDLRLTVAILTAINLLIYVADMVYWARQVSVGTGGQSSAPDPLHSQAVSLQSSVSP